The DNA sequence GTTAAATTCATCTTTTAAAACCAAGAATCAAAGAATCTAAAACTATATTGCAACCCTAATAAAAGATTATCATGCCAAACTAAGTTAACTTCATCCTctcaatattatatatataaaatgaaaaaagaaatatttgaaACTAAcgtattttattaatattattcaGTATTCAATATTTTACggagattttatttttatactaataaaattttaatttaaattttaaattttaaaatttaaatgttagagtttaaaagttaaaatttaataattaaaatgttgattaaatattatattattgatTATGAAACATTACtggaacaaaaataaaaaaccaatTGTTGGTGGCAGGCGGGATATTGTAGAAAACCTGAGGGAATCTAAACTACGCATTATATAGCCCAGCAGGTATTAGTCCAATCCTGTACCAACCTTAACGTTCTCAGTTACTTCCGTTTTCCTCAAAAAACTACACCACCAACAAACACACATTTTTTTCCTCacaaacagaaaacaaaaaCCGCTCTCGACACTCAcccttctctctctcacacacacacgCTCCTCCAATGGCAGGTGCAGGTGCCATGAAGAAGGTCGACAGGATTCGCCAAATCGTTCGCCTCAAGCAGCTCATGATGCGGTGGAGGGCCATCAGCCACCgccgccaccaccaccactacgACTCCTCCTCCCTCGATTCAAAACCCTGCGCATCGTCGCCACGACGCGCTCCCTCGGGGTTCGTGTTCGTGTACGTGGGTCAAGAACGCAAACGTTTCGTGATTCCCGCAAGATTCCTCAACCTGCCGGTGTTCGCTGGTCTCCTCGAAGAAACCGAAGAGGTTTTCGGTCTTCGATGTAGCGGCGGTTTACTCCTCCCTTGCGAAGTTGCGTTCTTCAGTAACATCGTGAAGCACCTCGAGAAAGACGAACACAAGTACGGGAAGCTTTCTTTGGAGGATTTCGTGAACATGGTTTCTGACTTGGCTTCTGATTCTTCCTGCAAAGAAGGCATTGTTGCCTTCACTCCTCTCTTGCAGAAAGCAAgggtttagtttttttttttttttaattaaagctTTCTCCTTTTAATCATAGTGAGTTTTTGGTTTTGATCATCCTTGAATCCAATtcctagaaaaaaaaaaaaagttatagtGGGGTTGGGTTTCAATGAGATGTTTCTGAACTTTTGTCCTTATTAAGCTATGATTTTTTAGAGATTGGGTTATCTTTTCTGTATTTGTTGTATTTGATGACCAATCTTGGTGCTATATGTCAATGACTATGATTGATCAAATTTTAGCGATCAATGAAAAATGTTATGCATCATCAGTAATGAAAATTCTAGATCTGGCTTTGTTTTTCACTCTTGTTTTTATTTCCAAAGATTATATGCTATGTATTATACTATTCACATTACAAACTCTTTATGTTAGTGTAATTGCTCTTTGACGAAAGAATAATTGCTCTTTGacgaaagaaaacaaaattataattctttttcttatacAATCTCCCCCCTTTTTCTACCCATTTTAATTTCTACACTTAACATCACTGTTCATTAGAattgctttttattttcctAGTCGCTGTACTAATTGCTAATACATACATGGTGAACATACTCTCCGATCCATTTTGAAATAATTGTTCGTGTGGAGAACTGGAGATTAAATTATGGTAAAATGAATATTGATATGGAGATTAAATTATGTTCATGAGGTACTTTATCTAAATGATTAATTGACAGGTAGAGtcactttcaattttcattttttctatatCCTAGTTCCTATCCACCTGGGGTTCATTGTCACTCTTATTTTATATTCAGGTGCAGAAAAATTCCACAAAATTTTCCAGGTTGAATTTTAGCATAAGAAATATCATCTTTTCTGTTATGTCCTCTAATGTTAgaattatttatatttcttttccACGTTTCATTTCATACTTATTTAACTTTAGCCTCAAACAATAAAGTTTCCACATGTGTTAGTAAACTAAAATCATGGTGAATTTTCCTCCCCTTTCTGTATGCTATTTGGAATAACGTTAGGCATGTGTCAATCTCCAACTTGAGAGATTCCGTTTGATCTTcgtatattattttttaatgctTTTAGTCCTAACTCGAATTGAGATTTTTTCACTTGAGTATTGGAATTTcttaatcaatttttttgttttataggtttatgatattatttattccaattatttattcacagaAGATATGTTATATATCGTCAGTTT is a window from the Arachis stenosperma cultivar V10309 chromosome 3, arast.V10309.gnm1.PFL2, whole genome shotgun sequence genome containing:
- the LOC130970064 gene encoding protein SMALL AUXIN UP-REGULATED RNA 51-like, with protein sequence MAGAGAMKKVDRIRQIVRLKQLMMRWRAISHRRHHHHYDSSSLDSKPCASSPRRAPSGFVFVYVGQERKRFVIPARFLNLPVFAGLLEETEEVFGLRCSGGLLLPCEVAFFSNIVKHLEKDEHKYGKLSLEDFVNMVSDLASDSSCKEGIVAFTPLLQKARV